The region CAGCCAACTTTTCTTCGGCATCCAGCCCTGCCGCGGCATCAGCAACAACCCTGATTTCAGTACATTTTTGCCGGGCAAAAGCCATCCACGATTTTATCTCGGCATCCAATGCTGTCTCCAATTCAAGATCAAATGGAACGTGCAGTAGCGAGCAGGAAGGAGCAACCAGAACCCGATCTTCACCGAGCTCAACCACTGCGCTCTTTACATGGCTCACCGCTTTATCAAGGTCTGCCCGCCAGATATTTCTTCCGTCCACAACTCCGAGAGAAAGACTTAAATTATCGGCAAGTTTCTTCAGCAGCGGTTCAAGATCCTGTGCCCCTCGAACCAAATCAACATGAAGACCGTCCACAGGTAATACTGCCGCTGTTTCAAGATTCTCGCCCAATCCACCAAAATAAACGGCTACCATTATTTTAGTATTGGCAGCGGCCTCTTTAAAAGTGCGGTAGACAGGACTGAAAAGCCTGCGCACATCTTCCTGCAGGTCAAGAGCCAGTACAGGCTCATCAAACTGAATCCATTCACATTTATGGGAAAGATTCCTAATCAGTTCCACATATGCAGGGAGTAAATTTTCCAGTAGATCCAAACGGTCAAACTCTTTGTCAGCGCATTTACCGAGCAGCAGAAAAGTTAACGGCCCCGGAAGTACAGCCTTTACCTGATGTCCTAGCCGGACAGCCTCCTCCACCTGTAAAAGCAAAGAGTCATCTGCCAAGGAAAATTTCTGGTTCCGGCTAAACTCAGGGACAATATAATGATAGTTGGTATCGAACCACTTGGTCATCTCCATGGCTGCTACACCGTTCTCACCGGATTCACCACGAGCCATTCTAAAATAATCGTCAAGCGAAGCTCTACCGCCTGAGATATTATATCTCTCCGGGATAACACCAAACCTTACAGCATTATCAAGCATATGATCATAGTAAGAAAAATCACCGACTGGTACTAAATCCACTCCCGCTTTTTCCTGATTTTCCCAGTGCAAAGCACGCAACTTTCGAGCGGTTAGTGCAAGATCATCCTGTCCTGCCTCGCCCCTCCAGTAAGATTCCAATTTTTTCTTAAGTTCACGGTTACTTCCCATTCTGGGATAGCCTAAAGTGTGCGTCAGCATAATATTCTCCATGATTTCAGTGACCGCTTTAAGCGGCGGGATTTAAAACCCCTGTTATCCTAACCTGTTCGCGAGGCTAGGCCACTTCGTCCTGCAGGACGTCTTCTGGCTTCCGGTAGGTTTTGACGCACGGCAGCGGCCCTTCCCATTTATTAATAGTGGTCCGCAACCATTCAACTTATTTTAACCGGTTACAGCAGCGCGCCTGCGACGGATTTTCACCGTCTTCCGTTTCCTGCAGCGTTCATAAGTCAACTTCTATATATAAAAATATTGTTATATAGTGATAACTAGATGCCAGTCATCAGCCACGAAGTCAAGAGCAAATAGAATTCACAAGCAAAACTGAAGCCGCAAAATTATGGCCGCACAAAAAAAAGCTGTGAGGAAACCTCACAGCTTTTAAAACCATGCAGATAATCGCCGCTTAAGTCGCGGATCTAGTATGATACCTAGTCACAATCCTTAACATTAAGCTTTACACTGAATTTTCCGGTGGCTGCCGGGAATTTCATCAGAGCGCCTTTAACCAGACACCGCCCTACAATATCGAGCCCTTCACGGTCCTTGCTTGATGCAGTGCCACGCCAGAGAAAGGTTTTTATTCCCTCATTCTCGGGACTCATAAAATAAACCCGTACAGTATTATCAACTCTTGGAGCATCGGCATCTTTCACGATACCGATTTCAGAATTGGTTTTACTGATGTAGTCATACTCGTAGGCTTCCCTCTTGTAGGTGACTCCCCTTTCCATAAAAGCCTTGGAGCCGAAATTTACCACTACTACAAAATCGGGAGACGCAGGATCATAGCGAAACCCTTTGGCCTCAAGATCAGCCTTGGCTGTATTAAGCAGATCGGCTTCAAGATCTTGTCTCGACTTACTTTTCTGCTTAAAAGTAAAAGTTTTCAAATTACTGAGATCTGTTCCTTCAGCAGGTTTGTTCTCGACATCCATATTCACATATACGCAACCGGAAAGCATCATTCCGAGCAAAGCAAAAACAACAACTAACTTCCTCAC is a window of Maridesulfovibrio sp. DNA encoding:
- a CDS encoding DUF4136 domain-containing protein gives rise to the protein MVRKLVVVFALLGMMLSGCVYVNMDVENKPAEGTDLSNLKTFTFKQKSKSRQDLEADLLNTAKADLEAKGFRYDPASPDFVVVVNFGSKAFMERGVTYKREAYEYDYISKTNSEIGIVKDADAPRVDNTVRVYFMSPENEGIKTFLWRGTASSKDREGLDIVGRCLVKGALMKFPAATGKFSVKLNVKDCD